Part of the Acidobacteriota bacterium genome is shown below.
GTTCGGCTCAACCGACGATGCCGATTTTCGTCCTCGGCAAAATCTAAGTGGTAAGTAAATTTACTGTTTAAATTTTCTCAAAAATATTCCGACTAAAATTATCACCTTATCGTCAAAATTCTGCCGAATAAAATCCGGAAAGTTATAACTTTCATTCAGCGTTATTTCTTCTCCCAAAAATCTAATTTCATCCGGACACCCCAGGGTGAGGTGTCTGCCAATTCAAGAGGAGATTTACATATGAAAAAAGTATCTTTGATTCTGTTCACGTTTTTGTTTGTACTTGCAACCCTTATTTCGTCGCAAACTTTTGCAGGCGACCGCCCCTGCGTCAGACGGTGCAATGATATTCATCGGGATGCGTTAAGGCTCTGCAACGATTTTCACGGTGAACGACGGGCGCATTGCATACGTGAAGCCAATGAACGCCATCGCAATTGTTTGCAAAATTGTCGGGATTGATTTTGAAGTGACCAATAAAAAATATCCTATCCTAATTCTCTCCCCACTTTTTTCAATCTCAGAATTCCTCTCAACCGGGATAGAAAGAACTTCCTGTATGGGAAGCAAAAACCCGTAGTTGAATACACCCGGACAAGTCAGGTTTAAAAGATAGGTTTCGACGCCCTTATTTATTTTCGCTTTTTGGTTTCGCCGGGCGATAAGCGAATAAAATGAAATCGCCGCGTTTTCGATAGTCGTCCGCTTTAACTGCATTCACATCTTCTACGGCTACGACTGACACTACACGGACTTTCGCCTTGGGCAATCGTTTGGCGGTTCTCGATGCTGTGCCCAAACGAAAATCGCTATGAAAAGCCCCGTTATAATGAACGATAATCGGTTTTTCTTCACCGGCATTCTGATAGGTTTCGGCAATTGATTCAGCCATAGTGTCATCTTTCGTACACTGCGCTTCGTAAATGCGTTGAATCATTGCGCGGTCTTCGGCGGTTGGTTCTTTCGTCTTACCATCCGCACCAGGATGGCCTTTCATGGTCTCGCTGAAATTTTTAAAGTAATCGTCATTCGGAGCGTTGATTTCTTTGGCAATTAACCCTCGCTCATTTTCCGGCAATTTTTCCAGAACCGGTAACCCACCTCTGGCAATCTGTGAAGCATATTTTCTCGGAACGTTGCTGGCGATAACCGGCCACCCCTTGGCTTTAGCAAATTCGATAATCGGTCGATAATCGGATGGGTAATTCCCCCAGGGTCGAGAATTTTTCAGAAATTCCTCTTCACTGATTTTCCCAGTTAAGTAGGCGGTTAAGGTCTTTTGCACATCGCGTTCAAACATTTCCATCGCCACGATGACTTTTTTATTTCGTCTTGCCAACCCCTCAAGAATCGCCAGTTCAAATTTATGAGTCGCCGGGTCGTCGTGCTGTTCCCCAACAAACAACACATCAACGGTTGCCAACGTATTGAGCATCGCTTCAAAATCGCTGTACTTTTTGTCATCCGAATGAAACACCCGGTGGGGAATGTAACCGGACTCAAAGGAAAAACCGAAAGTTGAAATTGAAAGCAAAATCATGGAATAAAGAACTACCCTTAACCAAATCCGACTCATACTTACCTCTTAAATAGAATTTTGAATTGCTCCGATTATTGATGGATAATAGCACGAATTAAAGCCAAACCCACCTGCAAAGCAAATCTTTTTCAGCAGAATTTTATGCAACCATACGAAAAAGCTTTATCGGCTCAGAT
Proteins encoded:
- a CDS encoding ChaN family lipoprotein; this encodes MSRIWLRVVLYSMILLSISTFGFSFESGYIPHRVFHSDDKKYSDFEAMLNTLATVDVLFVGEQHDDPATHKFELAILEGLARRNKKVIVAMEMFERDVQKTLTAYLTGKISEEEFLKNSRPWGNYPSDYRPIIEFAKAKGWPVIASNVPRKYASQIARGGLPVLEKLPENERGLIAKEINAPNDDYFKNFSETMKGHPGADGKTKEPTAEDRAMIQRIYEAQCTKDDTMAESIAETYQNAGEEKPIIVHYNGAFHSDFRLGTASRTAKRLPKAKVRVVSVVAVEDVNAVKADDYRKRGDFILFAYRPAKPKSENK